A single region of the Halobacillus naozhouensis genome encodes:
- a CDS encoding conjugal transfer protein TrbL family protein — protein MITEWINDYLIDWMEGMLQGAWKLIEKFTLSETNFSETGVIGEVQQWFLISSISITTLFIIFNLMKQMTAMLGGYTNRSITEIVMKGIFGVTFAYAAPWLLINILLKVANAFTAVFIAKGINIDSLKKIMDITNDVSTAMVWCLLAMCIAFVWLMFQYIIRWAQLIILWVMAPLAASTMVNEEMNVFPAWWREAAAIAFMQPLQVMILYFVVNLVGSAQKMEDMFLALGLMFVVIVSPSWLRKFLYSTGAGKSMISAAGGAGKMAMMKLMYKR, from the coding sequence ATGATTACCGAATGGATAAATGATTACCTTATTGATTGGATGGAAGGCATGCTGCAAGGAGCCTGGAAACTGATAGAAAAATTCACCCTATCCGAAACAAACTTTTCAGAAACTGGAGTTATAGGGGAGGTGCAACAATGGTTTTTAATTTCTTCGATTAGTATCACTACTTTATTTATTATTTTCAACCTTATGAAGCAAATGACCGCTATGTTAGGAGGTTATACAAACAGATCCATTACAGAAATAGTTATGAAAGGAATCTTTGGTGTTACCTTTGCTTACGCTGCCCCCTGGCTTCTCATTAACATCCTGTTAAAAGTAGCAAACGCCTTTACTGCTGTTTTTATAGCAAAGGGAATAAATATTGACTCACTTAAAAAGATCATGGATATTACTAACGATGTTTCAACGGCTATGGTTTGGTGTTTGTTGGCTATGTGTATTGCTTTTGTATGGCTCATGTTCCAATACATTATAAGATGGGCGCAATTGATTATTTTATGGGTTATGGCTCCTTTAGCAGCCTCCACAATGGTTAATGAAGAAATGAACGTTTTCCCTGCATGGTGGAGAGAGGCCGCTGCTATTGCATTTATGCAGCCGCTCCAGGTTATGATCCTATACTTTGTTGTAAACCTTGTGGGGAGCGCTCAAAAAATGGAGGATATGTTTTTAGCTTTAGGATTAATGTTTGTTGTGATTGTATCCCCTTCCTGGTTACGAAAATTCCTTTATTCAACTGGAGCAGGAAAAAGCATGATAAGCGCGGCAGGGGGAGCCGGAAAAATGGCTATGATGAAACTAATGTATAAACGATAG
- a CDS encoding tyrosine-type recombinase/integrase, with product MSKTVQPIRDRGKIEEMREHLKLKSYRDYFLFEMGINVGLRIGDLVKLKVSDVYRKKAIIFKDEKSEKNKRVPLSLHIREVIEEYVDRTKLDDNDWLFASRKRTGKNNGHITRVQAYRILNKAAKELDLDEIGTHSLRKTFGYHYYQNYKDVAMLQELFGHSAPSITLRYIGINDEMIEKSLENFSI from the coding sequence ATGAGTAAAACTGTTCAACCAATTAGGGACCGGGGAAAAATTGAAGAAATGAGAGAGCATTTAAAATTAAAATCATATCGAGACTATTTCCTTTTTGAAATGGGAATTAATGTCGGGTTACGGATCGGTGACCTAGTAAAATTAAAAGTAAGTGACGTTTACCGGAAGAAGGCTATTATTTTTAAGGATGAAAAGTCAGAGAAAAATAAGCGGGTTCCTTTATCGTTGCATATCAGAGAAGTTATTGAAGAATATGTAGACAGAACAAAATTAGATGATAACGATTGGCTGTTTGCTTCCAGGAAAAGGACCGGAAAGAATAACGGCCATATAACAAGGGTCCAAGCTTACCGCATTTTAAATAAGGCTGCTAAAGAGTTGGATTTAGATGAAATAGGCACTCACTCATTAAGAAAAACGTTTGGTTATCATTATTATCAGAATTATAAAGACGTTGCTATGCTCCAGGAATTGTTTGGACATTCAGCACCAAGCATTACATTAAGATACATTGGAATAAATGATGAAATGATAGAAAAATCATTAGAGAATTTCAGTATATAA